AAGTGCATACATACAGACACCTCCTGTATCAGGAGAGCCCAGAAGAGTTTTTAAGAATGACACAACAGGTTACGTCACTTATAATTATAGAGATTCAGTAATAAACGAACTAAACAGAGGTTCACTGATAGCGAACTATATAGGGCATGCGGGAAGCAGTACTTGGGAAATGAGTCTTGATAATCCAACGGAGCTTACAAACAATTTTTTCCAGTTTGTTCTTAGTATGACATGCTTTACAGGAAGGAGCAGCGAGGGAAATGTTAGAGGATTTTCAGAGAAATTTATTCTATCTCCTAATAATGGTGCGATTGGTTTTATCGGGACAACAGGGTGGAGTTTCTCGAATACAGGGAACAATCTGAATGGATATTTATTAAAGGCATACGCAAATGATACTCTTAGGAGAATAGGAGATATTCACGCTAAAGCATCCAATTATCTAGCACCGGATTCTTCAACATTTGGTATAAATACCAATAATTGCTATAACCTGATTGGGGATCCAGGTGCAAAACTGCTTCTGCCTGTTTATCCAGAGTTCTGCATTACTGAAAGTGATTATGAACTTTCAAATAAAAATCCTTCCTTAAATGAAATCATGAACTTAAGAATTTTCCCTGGGAATTTTGGACTTCATGCAGATTCGTGCAAAATAAGGTACCAGCTATTTAAGGGTAATACAATCAATATATTAAGAGATACGGTCGTTTACAACTGGGGATACGTGGATACTATAGATTACAGGTTTAAGATTGATTCTATGGGTTTGTATGAAATGAAAATTACTCTTGATGTTGAAAACTGGCATACCCGGGAACTGACAACAAACAATTCAATTGATATCCCTATAATTGTTAATAACAGCGCTTTTGCACCTCTTAAACCAGTTAATAACCAAATTGTTTATAATGATTCAGTAAAGTTCGTGGGTTTGAATCCGAACATTAATCTAAACCATAACTCAGTAAAACTTCTTCTTGAAATTGATACAACATTAAACTTTAACTCAGGTCACAAAAAAACTTACTATAAAAATGGTTACAGTGGAGTAAGCACTGAGTTTAGTGTTCCATTTACTGGTCAGGATTCGAGCATTGTAGTTGTATGGAGAATGGGGGCAATAATAAACAATGATACTTCGGAATGGTCGTCAGTAAGTATGTTGAAGGTTAATGATGATGGCTTACTTAATGATTCGCTTCTAAAATTGAACTTAAACAAGAATTTACAATATGAAAATAAGCTTTTTAATCTAAGTAATTATCTTAATAATATAATCTTAAAAAGCTTTAATGGGAGTTTATACGTCAGGTCATTAGGCGGAAATTCATATGAAGCTTCTTATTTCAGAGTAAATAATTCTGCGCTGTATATTGATCAAAGCAGTCCTTTTGCAGGATTAAGTATGCTAAAAGTAAAAAGAAATACCGGAAGAATTGAAAAGTTTTTTAATTTAAGAATGAATACCGGAACATCTTCGGATTCAGCGTTAGCGTTTTTAAATACATTTGATACGACTTCATTTCTATTATGTCTTAATGCTTCTTACGTTCCCGGGGGTTATGGTTTTAATACGGCAACAAAAGAAAAGATGAGACAATTCGGCAGTATTTATGCGGATTCTGTTCAAGCGTTTGGGTTTTTCCATACATGGAGTTTCATAGGTTATTTGGGGGCTTTGCCAAGTCAGGTATCTGAACAATATTTTTATTTTATACCAGCCAGGGGTTGGCTGGAATCAATAAGCCAGATGTCACCATTGTTTTTGAATACAAACGGATATATAACGCAGACCTTTGGACCTGCACAGAGGTGGCAGAACTTTAATTGGGAGCAGGAGGTGTATCCGAATTCGGGTTTATATTTTGATGTGTATGGTATTAACAGGAACAATCAGGAAATGCTTTTGATGTCGAATGTTACTACAAATAATAATGTTGACCTTTCGGGAATAGATGCTTATCAGTATCCGTACTTGAAACTAATTACGACGCTTTCTATTGATTCGTTGTATGGTTTTCAGTCGCCAGTTTTTAAGGGAATAAACCTGAATTATGTGGGGACGCCCGAGATTGCTTTAGATAACAATTCTATATTTAAGTCGGATTCGATTGTTAGTGCAGGGGACAGTATAGGTATCGGCGGGCTTTATTATAATGTGGGATATGTACCTGTAAATGGGCACGTGAGAACGTTCAGCGCTCTTGACGGTGCAGGGAATAAAGTACATTTGCGGACTGATACGGTACTTGCACAACTGAAAGTGGATAGCTCGATGTTTGTTAAAGCTACGTTCAAAGTAAACGGTCTTCCGATTCACAAGAAGTATAATAATCAGGTTTCGATTGTGTTTGAAGTTAATTCCTTGAATCAGAATGAAATTTATGATTATAATAATTCAGTGATATCAACATTTGTTGTTAAAGGCTCAATAACCGACATAAACACTGAAGTGTTTTCAGATGGAGTTAAATTATTTGGGAATGATTATGTGCGCTCGAATCCTGAATTGTTAGTTAAGCTTTCGGGAAATTCTGTTGATGAGCTGCTTGGTACTGACACATCGGTTTTCAGGATTATGCTAAACAATAATTTTATTTCATTAAATCCCGCAAGTTCAAAATCAAAAGTAAGAACTAATCTAATAAAAGAAGTCGATAAGGGTACGCTGGTACTTAAATTTACTCCTCAGCTTCAGAATGGAATTAATGATTTAAAACTTATTACTTATAAGAATAATTCTTACGATACTGCAAAGTTTGTTTTGAATGTTACTAATGAAACTTCATTGAAGGATGTTTATAACTACCCAAATCCTATGAAGACAGAAACTGTGTTCTCATTTACACTTACAGGTAATCAACTGCCGACAGAGTGCAGGATTAAAATATATACTGCAGCAGGGAGGGTTATAAAAGAAATAAATGTACCAGCAGGTATCGGTTTCAATCAAATTCAGTGGGATGGACGTGATGGTGATGGCGATTATATCGCTAATGGTGTTTATTTCTACCGCGTTGTTTTCAAAGGTTCTACTGAAGCGGTTTCTGACATAAGAAAGCTTGTGGTCTTAAAATAATAATTCCCTTCTTTTACATTAGTTTTACACACTTTTTAACGTTTAGTTAGCGTATGATAAGCCTTTGAACAGCGTTAGGTAAGACTAATTACTACCAAATTCGGAAGAGACCCAAAAAGAACAAATGAAAAAATTTGCTTGACAAAGCGGTAGAATTTCTATAATTTTGTATTAACTAAATAGTTTAACCAATTGGTTTAAGTAAATGGATATTGTAAATCAGGACAAAATAGAAGATTCTACAGAAAGAAAGATACTTGAAGCATCAAAACGAATTTTTCAGCGGAAAGGCATGTACGGTGCGAGAATGCAGGAGATTGCTGATGAGGCGGGGATAAGTAAAGCGTTATTGCATTATTACTTCCGTTCAAAGGATAAGCTTTTTGATGCTGTTTTTCAGGATGCCGCAAAGAGTTTCTTTTCAAAAATTCGGGAGTTAATAAATGTAGATAAACCATTGTTTGAGAAAATTGAGTATTTTGTAGAGCAGTATCTCGTGCTGCTTATGCAAAACACTTTTATTCCTGCATTTATTATTACAGAAGTTCATCAAAATCCAGATAGAATTAAAAATATGTTTCTTGAAAGCGGAGTTAATCCAGGATTGATATTTTCGAACGAAGTAAACGCAGCAATAGAAAAAGGAGTTATACGACCAATAGACCCAAGGCAGCTAATAATTAATATTGTCGGACTTTGTGTTTTTCCGATTGCTGCGAGACCAATAATAAAAACGATACTAAATCAGAGTGATGATGAATTTGTGAATTTTATAGAAGTAAGAAAAAGAGAGCTTGCTAATTTTATAATTAATGCAATTAAAGTACATTGATATGTATTACAAATTTTTAATACCCGTTCTAATACTCTTTCAGTCATTAACTGCATCCTTGCATGCACAGAATAGTCCTGTAACTTTGAAAGAGTGTTATAGAATTGCTTATGAGAACCATCCAAACTCAAAGCAAAAAGAATATTATAAATCAATCAGTTCGTTGAAGCTAGAAAACATAGGTTTAAATTTTCTGCCTCAGATATCTATAAAAGGGCAGGCGACATATCAGTCAGATGTAACAGAATTAGTTCTGAGCAACCCGATGTTTCAACCGCCTGTAATAAACAAAGATCAATACAGGATAACGATGGACGTCCGACAGCTTATCTATGACGGGAGCAACACTTCATCATTGAAGAATACTGAATCGAAGCAGGTACTTGTTGATGAACAAAAAGTTGAAGTTGATTTATTTTCTTTAAAGCAAAGGATAAATGATTTATATTTTTCAGTTTTGCTTTTTCAGCAAAGAATGAGAGTAAATCAACTGCTAATCAACGATTTGAAGTCACGTATAGCTGAAACTGAATCCCGCGTAAAGAATGAGCTTAACCTACCCGCGAATCTGTACATACTTCAGGCTCAGCTTATTCAGACAGAACAAGAGATGGAGAACTTAAACACAGACAGAGAAGCATTTTTAAAAATGCTCAGCGAACTTATAGGATATACGATACCCGAAAAAACAGAACTTGAATATCCACAATATCAAACGGTGGTTTTAGATGATAACCTTTCTGAAAGACCTGAAAACAAGCTGTTTGAGTACCAGAAAGAACAGCTTAACTCATATTCAGATGTAATTTCCTCACGTATACTTCCGAAACTTTCTGTTTTTGGTCAGGCAGGATTAGGAAGGCCGGGACTAAATATGCTTGATAACAACTTTAAACCATTTTACATGGTTGGGCTTAATGTTACATGGAATCCAATTAACTGGGGTGCTGATAACAATGAAAAGCAGATATATCAAATTAATCAGAAGATTGTTGATTCGCAGAAAGAAACATTTGAGAAGAACGTGAAAGTTTCTCTCGAAAAATATAAATCTGATATTGACAAATACGAGAACCTAATTCAAAAAGATGAGGAACTGATTGCATTAAGGGAAAAGATAGTTGAATCTACTTATTTGCAGCTGCAGAACGGAACTATTACGTCAACGGTTTATTTGACGGAACTTAACAATAAAACACAAACGCAGTTAATGCTTGAAACGCACAAACTTCAGCTTCTTCAAGCGAAAATAAATTACTTAACAACAAAAGGAGTTTACTAATATGAAAAATATAATAAGTATAATCATAGTTCTTTTATTTTTATCGGGATGCTCGAATGATAAGCAGAAGTCAGATGCATTCGGTAACTTTGAAGCGACAGAGACTATAGTTTCCTCTGAATCGAGCGGTCAGCTGAACGAATTCCACGTTGAAGAAGGTATGCTGATAGAAGAAGGGGAAACAGTCGGTTATATAGATACCAATCAGCTTTACTTGAAGAAGAACCAGCTTGCCCAGCAGAAAAATACAACACGTACGAAGTTTAAAAATGTTTCTGCTCAAGTATCCGTTCTACAAGAACAGAAGAGAGTAGCACTGCGTGAAAAGGAAAGAATAGAGCGGCTTCTGAAAGATGAGGCAGCTACGGGTAAACAGCTTGATGATATCAACGGCAGTATAGATGTTATTAACAGGCAGATAAACTCAATTGAGATGCAGAACACTACTACTAATGAAGAACTAAAAGGTCTCGATGTACAGATATCGCAAATTGTTGACCAGCTTCAGAAAAGCAGCATTACCAATCCCGTTAAAGGTACAGTAATATTAAAGCTGGCAGAGCAGGGTGAAATTGTTAGTTTTGGCAAGCCTCTTTACAAGATTGCGGATATAAGTACAATGGAGCTACGTGCTTACGTCAGCGGAGCACAGCTAACGGAGATAAAACTCGGGCAAAAAGTAAAAGTACTTATTGATGATGGTGCGAAGGGATACAAAACGATGGAAGGAGAAATCAGCTGGATATCGTCAAAGGCTGAGTTTACACCAAAGATTGTTCAAACAAAAGAGGAGCGTGTAAATCTAGTTTATGCGGTGAAAGTAAGAGTAGTCAATAACGGCACGATAAAAATCGGAATGCCCGGCGAAGTAGTTTTTAAATAATGGATTCAGTTATAATTGAAAATCTTACAAAGTCAT
The Ignavibacteria bacterium DNA segment above includes these coding regions:
- a CDS encoding C25 family cysteine peptidase, with product MKVVKSQNKFADNTAHVKGINIYYVFIFALFLNFSAQAQNYNWITPNQTYLKMYVSNDGMYRIDKNDFVNAGIVVSSIDPRTVKVYFKGNQIPIYFFGEDNASFDDSDYFDFYGQRNYGGITKSYDIANNVVYSTDEYFDLYSDTSFYFVAWGGAFGLRYNDYSTSAFTNYPINFYYERLHFEQDLIYSLGQNVSTNDFGYFNNEKYIGEGWYWRVLQTSNFIDQAFNVNSLPTASQQCRLKIFAYPGNQTTSIFNEHRLALKMNSTQLDTLFRDDFNRFDTTIYFSSSVLVNGNNTFRVLNRPATGFAGVINFDMFEVSYPREFVFNNNLLSFKSEISDTAAKIFRIRGYAPSPPLFIYDNKNSIRISNFTFSGDTLIFSGKGNGEYQIINNNISLKPIRIKQRQVPNLVTSSSGADYIIVYNRLFEGPAEQLRAYRNAKDGFRSFKAEIEDIYDVFNYGMESPAAIKRFTKNAFDTWQTPKFKYLCLLGRGSLDPKRNLGSSSAYYKNYIPVYGNPTTDGYFANYTLNTFNYTRQVSVGRLPAYTVQEAQDMVNKIILYESGESNPINLWKRNLMITVGASRSEQLLFIDRANSFISAYIQTPPVSGEPRRVFKNDTTGYVTYNYRDSVINELNRGSLIANYIGHAGSSTWEMSLDNPTELTNNFFQFVLSMTCFTGRSSEGNVRGFSEKFILSPNNGAIGFIGTTGWSFSNTGNNLNGYLLKAYANDTLRRIGDIHAKASNYLAPDSSTFGINTNNCYNLIGDPGAKLLLPVYPEFCITESDYELSNKNPSLNEIMNLRIFPGNFGLHADSCKIRYQLFKGNTINILRDTVVYNWGYVDTIDYRFKIDSMGLYEMKITLDVENWHTRELTTNNSIDIPIIVNNSAFAPLKPVNNQIVYNDSVKFVGLNPNINLNHNSVKLLLEIDTTLNFNSGHKKTYYKNGYSGVSTEFSVPFTGQDSSIVVVWRMGAIINNDTSEWSSVSMLKVNDDGLLNDSLLKLNLNKNLQYENKLFNLSNYLNNIILKSFNGSLYVRSLGGNSYEASYFRVNNSALYIDQSSPFAGLSMLKVKRNTGRIEKFFNLRMNTGTSSDSALAFLNTFDTTSFLLCLNASYVPGGYGFNTATKEKMRQFGSIYADSVQAFGFFHTWSFIGYLGALPSQVSEQYFYFIPARGWLESISQMSPLFLNTNGYITQTFGPAQRWQNFNWEQEVYPNSGLYFDVYGINRNNQEMLLMSNVTTNNNVDLSGIDAYQYPYLKLITTLSIDSLYGFQSPVFKGINLNYVGTPEIALDNNSIFKSDSIVSAGDSIGIGGLYYNVGYVPVNGHVRTFSALDGAGNKVHLRTDTVLAQLKVDSSMFVKATFKVNGLPIHKKYNNQVSIVFEVNSLNQNEIYDYNNSVISTFVVKGSITDINTEVFSDGVKLFGNDYVRSNPELLVKLSGNSVDELLGTDTSVFRIMLNNNFISLNPASSKSKVRTNLIKEVDKGTLVLKFTPQLQNGINDLKLITYKNNSYDTAKFVLNVTNETSLKDVYNYPNPMKTETVFSFTLTGNQLPTECRIKIYTAAGRVIKEINVPAGIGFNQIQWDGRDGDGDYIANGVYFYRVVFKGSTEAVSDIRKLVVLK
- a CDS encoding TetR/AcrR family transcriptional regulator; the encoded protein is MDIVNQDKIEDSTERKILEASKRIFQRKGMYGARMQEIADEAGISKALLHYYFRSKDKLFDAVFQDAAKSFFSKIRELINVDKPLFEKIEYFVEQYLVLLMQNTFIPAFIITEVHQNPDRIKNMFLESGVNPGLIFSNEVNAAIEKGVIRPIDPRQLIINIVGLCVFPIAARPIIKTILNQSDDEFVNFIEVRKRELANFIINAIKVH
- a CDS encoding TolC family protein, encoding MYYKFLIPVLILFQSLTASLHAQNSPVTLKECYRIAYENHPNSKQKEYYKSISSLKLENIGLNFLPQISIKGQATYQSDVTELVLSNPMFQPPVINKDQYRITMDVRQLIYDGSNTSSLKNTESKQVLVDEQKVEVDLFSLKQRINDLYFSVLLFQQRMRVNQLLINDLKSRIAETESRVKNELNLPANLYILQAQLIQTEQEMENLNTDREAFLKMLSELIGYTIPEKTELEYPQYQTVVLDDNLSERPENKLFEYQKEQLNSYSDVISSRILPKLSVFGQAGLGRPGLNMLDNNFKPFYMVGLNVTWNPINWGADNNEKQIYQINQKIVDSQKETFEKNVKVSLEKYKSDIDKYENLIQKDEELIALREKIVESTYLQLQNGTITSTVYLTELNNKTQTQLMLETHKLQLLQAKINYLTTKGVY
- a CDS encoding HlyD family efflux transporter periplasmic adaptor subunit, translating into MKNIISIIIVLLFLSGCSNDKQKSDAFGNFEATETIVSSESSGQLNEFHVEEGMLIEEGETVGYIDTNQLYLKKNQLAQQKNTTRTKFKNVSAQVSVLQEQKRVALREKERIERLLKDEAATGKQLDDINGSIDVINRQINSIEMQNTTTNEELKGLDVQISQIVDQLQKSSITNPVKGTVILKLAEQGEIVSFGKPLYKIADISTMELRAYVSGAQLTEIKLGQKVKVLIDDGAKGYKTMEGEISWISSKAEFTPKIVQTKEERVNLVYAVKVRVVNNGTIKIGMPGEVVFK